The genomic stretch ATTTACCCGGAAGAAACTTGGTACACCTACATCGATAAAGACGACATCGACGAGATCATTAACGAGCACCTCGTGCATGGCCGCACCGTTGAACGCTTGAAAATCTAAAATACCCCGCAAAGTATTTAAACACAGATCAATACCCATATGACCAAGAGCAATATACCCCGCAAAGCCGCCTCGTTTGAGCTGATCCACATTGCTGGCCCGGCTGGCACGCTGGAATGCCAAAAGCTGGAATCGGCTTGGTCTGAAACCATTGGCATTGCTTTGGTCGCGCACCCTAACCCGCTGGAAGGTGGCACGTTTAATAATAAAGTCGTCCACACTTTGGCCAAAACGTTATCGCGCTTGGGTTATGTGGTGTATTGCCCCAATCTGCGCGGCGTTGGCCGCTCGGACGGCGTACATAGCCGTGGTGAGCATGAACCGGACGACATGGCCGCAGTCTTGGCTTTTGCGCGCGCCGAAAATCCAAGTGTTCAGCGTGTAA from Chitinibacter sp. SCUT-21 encodes the following:
- a CDS encoding alpha/beta fold hydrolase yields the protein MTKSNIPRKAASFELIHIAGPAGTLECQKLESAWSETIGIALVAHPNPLEGGTFNNKVVHTLAKTLSRLGYVVYCPNLRGVGRSDGVHSRGEHEPDDMAAVLAFARAENPSVQRVTLAGFSFGTLVQSRLRERLGEHEVEGMILVGPAVSRYEFPTVPANTLVIHGEEDEVISLAAVLDWARPQQLPVLVVPGVGHFFHGRLTQLAQLVDKAWRF